The nucleotide window aatattttactcacagacttaactaaAGTCACTGCAGCTGTTggacggaggaggaaggctgtcccggctcacctgactaTTTCATAGTACTTATTTAATAtctttgactcaatacaagcttgaAAAAGATCAAAGACACTATAggtcgtgctgaaaatccggcagaatctcccctatacctatgacctacccaacttgcaaaagggtttaaaatacacttctatatcccaaaatctcacatccataactcaatcacatcacatggcccctcctggactcatccaaacaatcaacaatgaaaatgtgaaaaattactgtttagttcttataattaacctcttttgcaaaaactacccatatgagctctaaaaattctaaaatttttctcggctgtccttagcaatattactaagctaatgcaaaaggaattataattttctaaactatcgcgaatattttatagatttttaatcgaattcaagtactagataattaagaaaaagtaaggttcaggtttacctatgccgattccgaccctGGAGACGCGTTCGGAATGTCCGAAAATGGTGGGATAGCCtataacctcgatccaattcgaagactttttcggtagtctGTCTGTCCGGCCCGAAATTGCAAACCCGAGCAATTATTGAATTTCCTCGAATTGAACGTACTTATGTGAAacccacaatacgggggttagcatataatttttacgaaattttctaaactcatttaatactcagaaaaatactgtgaagtcttgtgggacccaccgaaaaatggtgtcagaaaaatttgaaatggatattgccgcgaagctctcgacgagtggagcactccggtactctcggatttttggtggggtttacggtttttgagaaatctagcccgaaaattAAAATGAGCTACAACTTtctggacaaaaattggacaaaccgctaaatagattttggtgttcttagtgttTTTGGAAAGCTCTagaggtgtagatgggttttgTCACAAGACCGGTCCAATCGGTAGCCAGATCGGCCGAATTTTGATCGGGAAGGTGAAACGGCGCGCGCTCGCTGGGTGGGTTTCACGCGACTTTTCAGGCGGCCTAGAGGCTTGCCAGCGGTAGGGGAGGGGCGAGGGAGATGCGTCGGCGAGCTGGGGAGGCTAGGGCAGCGACTAGCTGGCAAGGAGCGGAGGGAGGAAAGAGAAAGTGAGGAGAGAAGGGGAAAGGTCGGGACGCGATGGGGAAGGGGAAGGGAAAAAGGAAAGAGCCGGTCTGATTCGATGGATCCAATCCAATCCGATTCGATTTGACCGGTCTGATTCAggatacaaattttaaattttattctgTCCTGTGATAAAAAATGAGATCcaaaaatttggaaaaaattccaaaaaactcaaaaaaatttatagagtccaaatatatttttagttttatcacgtggtctttaaattaatttttaaaaattatcaaagttttttatttttaaaaaattaaatttaatttctaaaatttgaaaaattttaaataatttttaaaatttaaataaaataaaaattaatatttatttataaaataattaatttaaaaattaagagtgCTGCATAATATATATAAAGAATATTCCAACAAGATTAGTTGTCCGAATTTCTCATAATTACTATGAGTCCAAGTTCTGTGCGGATTGACTGATGAAAGAAGCGTCATCTCTTCCTATTGGGCTTGACAAAATTACCTCACTTACTGTGAGTCCACTGCTTTTGGGGATCTTCCAGTGGCATGATCATGCTGTAATGTACGACTTTAGTcggtaataatttttaaaataatatttaatattttgacATAAATAATgtttagtattttaattaatgttaaaatattatttttatttaataatataatatttatactaatatTTAGATGTTGAGTGGATAGTTCATGAAAAATCACCCTCCTATTTTTTAGAGATTGAAGAGCATACCAATTCGTTGTGATCCCTACAAATGATAGAGTTCCAAGTAGAAGTATTTTTGACGTACAAATGAGTAAACTTTCGAGGTATTACAGGAATATGGTCAGTTTAAAGAGGTGGAATAATGGATTTATGTGTTAAACAAATAGTGAGGATGAACTATATTGGCTTCAGTTTTTTGCATTAAATCAAACCAGAAAAATTATAAGTCAAAATTCATTTCAACTAAATTGCAACTTTAATAAGTtaagtaaaaaatatatattatattttaaaagatttaatttaattttttttaaaatataaaaatttatttttagcaTAAATATCttgtttagtttatttttaaaaattattttttttattttaaattttttataatgtgAAAAgtatatcattttttttaaggaaaattcTATATTaagttattattttaatattatttaatatattattattattaataatttataaaaattattaattttataatatttattaaataatatactaATCGATATatctatataaaaataaaaatttgccaCCTATcatagtaagaatatttaaaaatttaccaTATGAtattactttctttttttttaatttttatttgtgtatttttatataaaaaattaatttatcatattaaaAATCAAGTTTTTTTATCTAAATATTTTCAAATTAGTTATCTGATATTCTTTGTGCTAAATctgttaagaattttaaaatttttaagtttataattttaaGTATTATGAGACTTTAATTATTATATCATAGAtatctaaaatttcatttttttaattaaaatttcagaTTGAATTAGAAAAGTAGTGAATTACTTTAAGATCCCTAAATTTTATCATTATTCaatattcataataaattttaatatatttttatttttaaaaatatatatattcaaataatTATTCACTGAAatgttatttataaaatttaaatatttatcttaaacacttttttatatttaaaatttaaaatttctaatattggcacttcaaaaattttatatatatataaaataaaaagtattagttaactttttttttttaattttaaaaagaattttattaatatttgcaattaaattacaattaattaaaaatttatcagtaataaaattttatgatataatttttaaaaataaatattaaattatattattaaaataaaataataaataattcacaAAACATAATTAAAGCGTCTAATTAAATCTTAATTCGGCGTCTATCAAAATAATCAGCATTAAAAACCTTTGCTTTTTGCTACTAAAATCCGACGGATTCAGGGACTTCTCGTGAGTTGTCGGCAGTGCGCAGGCCTTCCAATTTTCAAATggcaatattttaattttttatttaatttagttgaaaatttttaatttaagtttcatttagttaaaaatttaatatttatgaattaaaatttttttatttttttaatttaaattaaaaattaataaatttaatttttaaattttgggattaaaaatttaaaaaaaaaattattttttttaatttttaatttttatattaaattaaaattaaaaaaaaattttaaaaatggacTGGAAGTGTTATGAGCTTTAAGCCATCTCCAAATACTATCTTAGCCCTATTTATTtataatacaatatatatatatatatatatatatatatatatatatatatatatatatatatatattgtgataAAGCGAATATACCTGCCATTTCTCAATTTGATTCTTCCCTCAAGCTCCCTTTTTGTCCGAACTCATCGCTCCACAGTCTACCCTTTTCTTCTTGCAAGCAGGCTTTACCCAGATTGTAGTTCTTAAGGTAATATATCCTCTAAAAAAAATTGCTATCTTTCATCTAATTCTTGTATTTGTTCTTGAATTTTAAAGTTCTTTTCCTCTTATGGAGAAGTGATGATCCTTGAACTGGCTGTAGTGTTTGTGGAGTGCTATTGTTTTTCACATTAGATGAGGAGATTACATGTTTGTTCTGCTTTGTTCTAAACAGCGTATAACCCATAATTAAAATTACTGTCTTCTTTTCGCCTGCATCTTAGTGGTCATATGGCGTACATGTTTCTGTTTTCGTTTTCTGATTTCAAATGATGACATTTACTGATTTAACAATTTCCTGTCTTTCGCTTTCTTTATTGATAAAGTGTAGAAAGATGGCAATTTAGGAGGTTGACATGTTGTGAAGTTGAGCGATAGAAGAAATGTGGGTAATTTGCCTGTATGTGGTTTCCATAAACTCTTCTCATGCGTCTATAAAGGAAAAAGATATCCTTCTCAATAAGAAATTAAAGGACTAGCGTTGCCAATTTTTGTGTTTCATGCGTTGTCTGAAGGTGATCTGTTTGGGTGTCTTTTTTATTTGGACACCTATTTTTGGGATCCTTTCCTTTGTGAATGTTCCTGCTGTTGAATTTTGTTTCTCCCTAACATGCATGTGGCCTGTGGCTTGATGAAATATTACCTATTGCACTTAAAATCGTTCACACCAATTAGTGGATGTGGTGCTTGCCTTCGTTGTGAATTGCTGTTTTGGCTTAGTTCTTAGTTAGCTACAAACTTTGTAGGTCCTGAGTTTCCTGACCAGTGATTTCTGTTACTTTTGAGTATATTTTGGTGGAATTCCAGATAAAAAAGGTGTATGTTCAAGATTTCAGTTGCTTCTGGCACTTTTCATTTGATACTTTGTATGTCTGTTGTCTGTCTCATTTAACCTGAAATATAACAAGTGGAATCTGGACTTAGTTCCTGGCAGAAGTTCAAGTTCAGTTATAAATACCTATTAATATGGTTTTTTTTGGACCTTTTTGGATATTTTGCAGATAGATTTGCATATTTTGGTGCCTAACCAAACACTGTTGTTAGGTTTCAAAGGAAAGGACAGGGGGAATATTCATAAAACAAGGGTTATCATCCATTATGGCACATTTACTTTCAACTTCTTGCTCCTTAAAGTTGTCCTCTAGCTGCAGATCTTACCCTCAAGCATTGAACGGGTGCCCAAAAACATGTTCTACCTTTTTTACACTGCAAACTTCAAAATCTTCTTTTAGAAGGCTCGTCTTCCGAGGAGAGAGACCAAAAAGAAGTTTTATTGTCCAAGCAGCTGCAGTGCCTGTAACCCAAGAAGCTCCAACACAATCGAGCTCCAATTCCCACCAGACCTCTGGTGAACCATCCAAGCCAAGGCGGGTTATGGTCATTGGTGGAGATGGCTACTGTGGTTGGGCCACTGCCCTCCACCTATCCAACAAAGGTTATGAGGTTGCTATAGTTGACAGCCTCATCCGTCGTCTTTTTGACCACCAACTTGGTCTAGACTCTCTGACCCCTATCTCTTCCATCCACAACCGGCTACGTTGTTGGAAATCACTCACTGGAAAAACTATTGAACTCTATATTGGTGATATTTGTGACTTTGAATTCTTATCAGAAACATTCAAGTCATTTGAGCCTGATGCTGTTGTCCATTTTGGGGAACAGCGCTCAGCCCCTTATTCAATGATTGATAGGTCTAGAGCTGTTTTTACTCAGCACAACAATGTGATCGGAACACTTAATGTTCTCTTTGCTATAAAGGAATTTGTAGAGCAGTGCCATCTGGTGAAGCTTGGGACAATGGGAGAGTATGGAACACCAAACATTGATATTGAGGAGGGTTATATAACTATTACCCATAATGGAAGAACAGACACTTTGCCTTACCCTAAGCAAGCCAGCTCTTTCTACCATCTTAGCAAGGTACATGACTCAAATAATATAGCCTTCACTTGCAAGGCTTGGGGAATTAGAGCTACCGATCTAAACCAAGGAGTGGTTTATGGAGTGAGGACTGATGAGACAGAGATGCATGAAGAACTTTGCAACAGGTTTGATTATGATGGAGTATTTGGAACTGCATTGAATCGGTTTTGTGTCCAGGCTGCTGTTGGACATCCACTTACTGTATATGGGAAAGGGGGCCAGGTAAGAATCCTCCAGTCAATGTTATTATACCTTTGCTATTACCACCTTTGTTCTTTGTTATTTGCTTTCCATGTAAAGGTAAGGGGAAATGATTTGGTCCGTGAGTCAATTCTCAATTATGTAAGTTAGGTGCTGGAATAAAGGCAGGAAACTTATAATATATATTCTTTAGCTTGTAGCTCGTGCTAATTGTGATGTATCCTTTTGGTTTCTTTCAAGATCTTCTGGAACATTCTCAGATAAAAGGTTTAAGTGAATTCTTGATAAGAGCATCATTCTTCCTCTGTTATGAATAAACAGCAAAACAGAGATTTTCGGCAAGTAGTATTTTGGTTTCCTAATTATGGCACTATTAGTTGCACTGGAAATAAAACTTGTTAAGGCATATActcctaattaataaaaaagtatATTCCTGTTTAGAGTCCAGTTGGGAATCAAAGTGTATTTAAGCACTTGATTCAGAAATAAAATTATTCAAGTCTAGTTTAATTCAAGGTTGAGTTCCTTGAACACTCAGAGATTGGAAGGTTCTCTCTAACTAGCCTTTGTTTCACATTCACAGTAGGTGACAAAGGGAAAGGGAAAGACCGTAAAACTAACAAGCTGCCATCCAGCAATTTCCTATTAGATTTCCCTGTGAATCACCTGTGTACTCAATCCCAGACTCGGGACTGTAACACTTCCTCAAAGATGCTTCCAACTAAGCCTGTGCTTTAAACTAGAGAATTGGATGTGGAGGAAATCATGTTTTTCTTATGATATTGtatgttattttaaaaaaaaaaagtgatacaACATAAAGTGCAGCTATTTTATGTTGAAGTTTCTCATATTATCCTGTCTTCTGATTTGTGTTACTCCTATTTGATGATCAATTCAAGTCATACTCCTTGAGttgccaaattcctgtactgctagGAACTTGGGGTATTGTTTCAACCAGTGTGATTCACTGCCTAGCACGTGTGCCTCATCCAtacaagcatatgctaggatgaTGGCTATCACCTTTTCACCTATTTTTGGTTTGTCTTTTTATTGCtgaattcaatttatttttcagAAGTAAAACTTGTTCTATTGATAAATTTCATTCTATATGAACTTTTTTCTGTGAGTTTTATGTTTAGCTATGATCAATAATTTTGTTATTTATCCTGTTTCTGCACATTAAATGACCTGAACAATTTTTGCTCTCTAACTGTTCAATTTATATGATTCAGACCAGGGGCTACCTTGACATAAGGGATACAGTTCAGTGTGTGGAACTTGCCATTGCCAACCCTGCAAGACCTGGAGAGTTTCGGGTCTTCAATCAATTTACTGAGCAGTTTTCTGTCAATGAACTTGCTTCCCTTGTAACAAAAGCGGGAGAGAAGCTTGGTCTGGATGTGAAAACAATATCTGTGCCCAATCCACGAGTAGAGGCAGAAGAACATTACTACAATGCCAAGCACACTAAGCTTATTGAGTTGGGACTCAAACCACACCTTCTTTCAGACTCTCTTCTTGACTCATTGCTTAACTTTGCTATAAAGTTCAAGGATCGTGTTGATGCTAAACAGATAATGCCCGATGTTTCATGGAGAAAAATTGGTGTTAAGCCAAAGACTGTTGCAGCATGAATAAATAAACATATGTGAGGGACTTACACTACAAAAAATCATCATCAAGCTTGATCTTCTGTCATTTCTCCTTATCTTCTATGGCAGATGATACTGCTTTTTTAACTTTCACTAAATGCTATGCTTAGTTTTTATTAGTTGTAATATATACATGTTAATTAGTGAACAGTTTTTATTAGTTGTAATATATACATGTTAATTAGTTAACATATCTATGGAATTCTCAAGTTTGACATTTTATAGTATGTATCAAAATTTTTTAaggaaatataaatgaaaattataaattttcaaattattattgtatTTAAAAGATatacaatttaaataaaaaaaaattagtgctGTAAGGAAATTTAATTTATAGATTATTTTATACATATGTATGAGAGAAA belongs to Hevea brasiliensis isolate MT/VB/25A 57/8 chromosome 4, ASM3005281v1, whole genome shotgun sequence and includes:
- the LOC110631761 gene encoding UDP-sulfoquinovose synthase, chloroplastic produces the protein MAHLLSTSCSLKLSSSCRSYPQALNGCPKTCSTFFTLQTSKSSFRRLVFRGERPKRSFIVQAAAVPVTQEAPTQSSSNSHQTSGEPSKPRRVMVIGGDGYCGWATALHLSNKGYEVAIVDSLIRRLFDHQLGLDSLTPISSIHNRLRCWKSLTGKTIELYIGDICDFEFLSETFKSFEPDAVVHFGEQRSAPYSMIDRSRAVFTQHNNVIGTLNVLFAIKEFVEQCHLVKLGTMGEYGTPNIDIEEGYITITHNGRTDTLPYPKQASSFYHLSKVHDSNNIAFTCKAWGIRATDLNQGVVYGVRTDETEMHEELCNRFDYDGVFGTALNRFCVQAAVGHPLTVYGKGGQTRGYLDIRDTVQCVELAIANPARPGEFRVFNQFTEQFSVNELASLVTKAGEKLGLDVKTISVPNPRVEAEEHYYNAKHTKLIELGLKPHLLSDSLLDSLLNFAIKFKDRVDAKQIMPDVSWRKIGVKPKTVAA